The following are from one region of the bacterium genome:
- a CDS encoding nickel-dependent hydrogenase large subunit, with the protein MMAEFKVPIGPQHPALKEPISLRMTFEGEIIKDADVRLGYNHRGIEKLAEQKTFIHNLYLTERICGICSHSHTTCYAQGVEKLMGIEPPKRGLYIRTLIAELERVHSHLLWLGVAGHEAGFDSFFMYTWRDREVVMDILEIISGNRVHYAMNALGGVRRDIDEVQRKKILDSLDLLIKRTGYYANIGTNEPTFVARLANVGVLSKQQAIDLCAVGPTMRASDISRDVRKDDPYAAYAELPFEVCTAATCDVLGRTIVRVKELFECYKMIEFMLKNLPAGEIRVKAPRRVKEAEVVSRYEAPRGENIHYIKSNGTDKPERLKVRAPTLANYPATLVMLKNGYIADIPLIFAAIDPCICCAERLVEMTDARSGETHVVTMDELRKRSVEHYRKVGISRKDAVWQL; encoded by the coding sequence ATGATGGCGGAATTTAAGGTCCCGATCGGCCCGCAGCATCCGGCGCTTAAGGAGCCGATCAGCCTGCGCATGACGTTCGAAGGCGAGATCATCAAGGACGCCGACGTGCGCCTGGGGTATAACCACCGCGGCATTGAAAAGCTTGCCGAACAAAAGACATTTATCCATAACCTTTATCTCACGGAACGGATCTGCGGTATCTGCTCGCATTCGCACACGACCTGTTATGCCCAGGGTGTCGAGAAGCTCATGGGCATTGAACCGCCCAAGCGCGGGCTTTATATCCGGACCCTGATCGCGGAACTGGAAAGGGTCCACAGCCACCTGTTGTGGTTGGGCGTGGCCGGTCACGAGGCGGGGTTCGACAGTTTTTTCATGTACACCTGGCGCGACCGCGAAGTGGTCATGGATATTCTGGAGATCATTTCCGGCAACCGCGTGCACTACGCGATGAACGCTTTAGGCGGCGTGCGCAGGGATATTGACGAAGTGCAAAGAAAAAAGATCCTCGATTCCCTTGACCTGCTCATCAAAAGGACCGGGTACTACGCCAATATCGGTACCAACGAGCCGACATTCGTCGCCCGTCTGGCAAACGTCGGCGTGCTGTCCAAGCAGCAGGCGATCGACCTCTGCGCGGTCGGTCCCACGATGCGCGCATCCGATATCTCCAGGGACGTGCGCAAGGATGACCCCTATGCCGCCTACGCGGAATTGCCATTTGAAGTTTGTACCGCCGCTACCTGCGACGTGCTGGGCAGGACGATCGTTCGGGTCAAAGAACTCTTCGAGTGTTACAAGATGATAGAATTCATGCTCAAGAACCTGCCGGCCGGAGAGATCCGGGTCAAGGCGCCCCGCAGGGTCAAGGAAGCTGAGGTCGTGAGCCGGTACGAGGCACCGCGCGGAGAGAACATTCATTATATCAAGAGCAACGGGACGGATAAGCCCGAACGGCTTAAGGTGCGCGCGCCCACGCTCGCGAACTATCCGGCGACGCTCGTGATGCTGAAGAACGGTTATATTGCCGATATTCCCTTGATCTTTGCCGCCATCGATCCCTGCATCTGCTGCGCCGAGCGGCTGGTGGAAATGACCGACGCGCGCTCGGGCGAGACGCACGTCGTGACCATGGACGAACTGAGGAAACGGTCGGTCGAGCATTACAGGAAGGTTGGGATCAGCCGAAAGGACGCGGTATGGCAGTTGTAA
- a CDS encoding NADH-quinone oxidoreductase subunit C, whose translation MTDNEIVSRVQKDLGGKIGEIANPAPRRIFVSVDATNLIDGLKYLKDQLEFAHLSTITGIDKGEVFEILYHLANPFTCLTVRTTIPRNYPHIPTITGVIPGAILYERELQDMFGIVVEQIPDPRPLVLPDNWPAGVYPLRKDWKFERPPEKIPGGG comes from the coding sequence ATGACGGACAATGAGATCGTATCCAGGGTTCAAAAAGACCTTGGCGGGAAGATCGGTGAGATCGCCAACCCGGCGCCGCGCCGGATCTTTGTCAGCGTGGATGCGACGAACCTGATCGATGGACTGAAATACCTGAAAGACCAGCTTGAATTCGCGCACTTATCGACGATCACGGGCATTGACAAGGGTGAAGTGTTCGAGATCCTTTATCACCTGGCGAATCCTTTTACATGTTTGACCGTGCGGACGACCATACCGCGCAACTATCCCCATATCCCGACGATCACCGGCGTCATACCCGGTGCGATCCTGTACGAACGCGAGTTGCAGGACATGTTCGGCATAGTGGTCGAGCAGATCCCTGACCCGCGTCCCCTGGTGCTGCCCGACAACTGGCCGGCCGGTGTATACCCGCTGCGCAAGGACTGGAAATTCGAGCGGCCTCCCGAGAAGATACCGGGGGGTGGATGA
- a CDS encoding NADH-quinone oxidoreductase subunit B family protein produces MLQRLVRWSRIKSPWILHLNTGACNACDIEILAALMPRFDLERFGVLLKATPRHADVIIATGPATLQTRDRVIRIYEQTPDPKFVVAVGACACSGCVYRGAYSMLGGIDQIIPVNAYIPGCPVRPDAVIDGVAKLLGSL; encoded by the coding sequence ATGCTGCAAAGATTAGTGCGCTGGTCACGGATTAAATCGCCCTGGATCCTGCATTTGAACACGGGCGCCTGCAACGCGTGCGATATCGAGATCCTCGCGGCTTTGATGCCGCGGTTCGACCTGGAACGGTTCGGCGTGCTTCTCAAAGCCACGCCGCGTCATGCCGACGTTATTATCGCCACGGGGCCGGCGACGCTTCAGACCAGGGACCGGGTGATCAGGATCTACGAGCAGACGCCGGATCCGAAGTTCGTCGTGGCCGTGGGCGCATGCGCATGTTCCGGGTGCGTGTACCGGGGCGCGTACAGCATGCTGGGCGGCATTGACCAGATTATACCGGTCAACGCCTATATCCCGGGATGCCCGGTGCGGCCCGACGCGGTCATTGACGGCGTGGCCAAATTGTTAGGTTCATTATGA
- a CDS encoding NADH-quinone oxidoreductase subunit K, translating into MNSAWYLDMSFVAVLLFIGIYCLLTMKNLIKLFIGIEVIAKGITLALMATGWARQSVLFAQSLAITFIVVEVSVVATALAIIINIYKHTGSLDIRKLTKLKG; encoded by the coding sequence ATGAATAGCGCCTGGTACCTGGATATGAGCTTCGTGGCCGTGCTGCTGTTCATCGGCATCTATTGCCTGCTCACCATGAAGAATCTGATCAAGCTTTTCATCGGCATCGAGGTGATCGCCAAGGGCATCACGCTGGCGCTGATGGCGACCGGCTGGGCAAGACAGAGCGTCCTGTTCGCGCAGAGCCTCGCCATCACCTTCATTGTCGTGGAGGTGAGCGTCGTGGCGACCGCGCTGGCGATCATCATCAATATCTACAAGCATACGGGCAGTCTTGATATCAGGAAACTGACAAAACTGAAAGGATAA
- a CDS encoding NADH-quinone oxidoreductase subunit J, with the protein MMHIALLAGLVVFSVVAVLLRDLLKAAISLAVASIFLAVVFFTFNAPYIGVFEISVVAGLITVLFVSTIALTKDSGDVKESKLPVIIFPLFFAAFLIVDFLVMRSLIGRLISIPGAAEQRTFGDVFWYQRTFDLVAQIGVIFAGVFSVLALFRKSGRKDE; encoded by the coding sequence ATGATGCATATCGCACTGCTTGCCGGCCTGGTGGTCTTTTCCGTCGTTGCGGTCTTGCTGAGGGACCTACTCAAAGCCGCGATCAGCCTGGCCGTGGCCAGTATTTTCCTGGCCGTCGTATTTTTCACTTTCAACGCACCGTACATCGGCGTCTTCGAGATCTCAGTGGTCGCCGGTCTGATCACGGTGCTGTTCGTTTCCACGATCGCGCTCACCAAGGACTCCGGCGACGTGAAGGAAAGCAAGCTGCCGGTGATCATTTTCCCGCTGTTTTTTGCCGCTTTCCTGATCGTCGACTTTTTGGTCATGAGATCGCTAATTGGCAGATTGATCAGTATCCCGGGTGCCGCCGAGCAGCGGACGTTCGGGGACGTTTTCTGGTACCAGCGGACGTTCGACCTGGTCGCGCAGATCGGCGTCATATTTGCCGGCGTTTTTTCCGTCCTCGCGCTCTTCCGGAAGTCGGGGAGGAAAGATGAATAG
- a CDS encoding proton-conducting transporter membrane subunit, with the protein MIVLFIVVPLVVASLLPLIGKISRRFLPDLLANLTMVFLLGYALTSGRQLVAAGSAVHRIFFMDQPVNIVLALDAFSLFMIVTIALVSLCVTLFSIDYMEHYGAKANYYALLLIMIAGMNGLVLTNDLFTIYLFLEVAAVASYGLVAFGLGHDELEASFKYLMLSSVTSAFILVSIAVIFGFTGRVDISGVAAGFADLKAKYAVGFCTALFLAGFGLKAAIVPFHAWLPDAHPSAPAPISAMLSGLLIKVSGIYAMTRIFFNVFGFNAALSQVMLYLGTISILAGALLALGQNDLKRMLAYSSISQIGYIVLGLGLGTPLGILGALFHVLNHAVAKSLLFLNSGSVQQATGTRALDAMGGLGKRMPFTAATTVIGSLSIAGVPPLGGFWSKLIIVIALVEARQYGFAVIAVLAGILTLWYYLLIQRRAFFGKLNETWQNVKEAPFWMTFSTVILGLLCIAIGVFFPLVMKTWIQPAAAVLSAGIINALHGMGF; encoded by the coding sequence ATGATCGTTTTATTTATCGTGGTGCCATTGGTGGTTGCCAGCTTGCTGCCGCTGATCGGCAAGATATCGCGCCGGTTCCTGCCGGACCTGCTCGCGAACCTGACCATGGTCTTTCTCCTCGGCTACGCGCTGACATCGGGCCGGCAGCTGGTGGCCGCGGGTTCCGCGGTGCACCGCATATTCTTTATGGACCAGCCGGTCAATATCGTCCTGGCGCTTGACGCGTTCAGCCTTTTCATGATCGTGACCATTGCTCTGGTGAGCTTGTGCGTGACGCTGTTCTCCATTGATTACATGGAGCATTACGGCGCCAAGGCGAATTATTACGCGCTCCTCCTTATTATGATCGCCGGCATGAACGGGCTGGTGCTGACCAACGACCTTTTCACCATCTACCTTTTCCTGGAGGTCGCGGCGGTCGCCTCTTACGGGCTGGTCGCTTTCGGCTTAGGTCATGACGAACTCGAGGCATCGTTCAAGTACCTAATGCTTTCTTCGGTCACCTCGGCTTTTATCCTGGTCTCGATCGCGGTCATCTTCGGTTTCACCGGCCGGGTCGACATCAGCGGCGTCGCGGCGGGGTTTGCGGACCTGAAGGCTAAATACGCGGTTGGGTTCTGCACGGCGCTTTTCCTCGCTGGGTTCGGCCTGAAAGCGGCGATCGTGCCGTTCCACGCGTGGCTGCCCGACGCGCATCCTTCGGCGCCCGCGCCGATCTCGGCGATGCTGTCCGGCCTGCTCATCAAGGTCTCCGGGATATATGCAATGACCAGGATATTCTTTAACGTGTTCGGTTTCAATGCGGCATTGTCCCAGGTAATGCTGTACCTCGGAACGATTTCGATCCTTGCCGGCGCCCTGCTCGCCCTGGGGCAGAACGATCTCAAGCGCATGCTCGCTTACTCTTCGATCAGTCAGATCGGCTACATCGTCCTGGGGCTTGGCCTGGGGACGCCGCTCGGGATCCTGGGCGCGTTGTTCCACGTGCTCAACCACGCGGTCGCCAAGTCATTGTTGTTCTTGAATTCGGGGTCGGTCCAGCAAGCCACCGGCACCAGGGCGCTGGACGCCATGGGCGGCCTGGGGAAACGCATGCCCTTTACCGCAGCCACGACCGTCATCGGCTCGCTGAGCATTGCCGGCGTGCCGCCCCTGGGAGGGTTCTGGTCCAAGCTTATTATCGTCATCGCGCTGGTCGAGGCACGGCAGTACGGATTCGCGGTGATCGCGGTCCTGGCAGGCATCCTGACATTATGGTATTACCTGCTGATCCAGCGCCGCGCGTTCTTCGGCAAGCTCAACGAAACCTGGCAGAATGTCAAGGAAGCCCCGTTCTGGATGACGTTCTCGACCGTGATCCTGGGGTTGCTGTGCATCGCGATCGGGGTCTTCTTCCCGCTGGTGATGAAAACCTGGATCCAGCCCGCGGCCGCGGTTTTGAGCGCGGGGATCATCAATGCCCTGCACGGGATGGGGTTTTAG
- a CDS encoding proton-conducting transporter membrane subunit, giving the protein MSESSLLLPILIPAAVALLVFLIPRNVKLVREVLTIVGALVVFYVACVLFKVKDLEFTVPWVDDGIGFDLRLYHFSSFILLAINSFLLLVTVYSSLKMAGHARIREYYTYLFLTAALANGAVLADNFIVLIFFWEGLLVTLYGLITLGGKEAYKTAVKSFIIVGLTDFCLILGVSILWYLTRTVRMSQLHIEPVGLAAASFILMMIGALGKGGSMPFHTWIPDAALDAPVTVMAFLPGALEKLLGIYLLTRVSLDFFVLKANSALCVVMMTIGAVTIVLAVLMALIQKDFKKLLSFHAISQFGYMVLGVGTGIPIGIAGGIFHMLNNAIYKSGLFMCAGSVEHRTGTTEMKKLGGLRQDMPITAIGYLVLAAAISGIWPLNGFVSKEMIFHGSFETGFKIFTIAAWVGAIFTFASFLKAGHSIFLGPRSSEIKEVKESESPYLIPILILAVLSILFGVYNALPLKLFIQPILEGHVSAGEHIEFSSHALSLASPIALISMGCLLIALGLHFYGWNRGGKKAYLASEPIHKLPVLKTLYDWSEARVFDIYEQGVKFLRLLAKGLYYSLDRTFDYFLEKIVTFTGQVFTRLLQYAHNGHYANYLAWCIAGLVAIVWAISALLR; this is encoded by the coding sequence ATGAGCGAGAGTTCATTACTGCTACCGATTCTGATCCCCGCGGCCGTGGCGCTGCTGGTCTTTTTAATCCCCAGGAACGTGAAACTGGTGCGGGAAGTCCTGACGATCGTGGGCGCACTCGTGGTCTTTTATGTCGCCTGCGTGCTGTTCAAGGTAAAAGACCTGGAGTTCACGGTTCCCTGGGTGGACGACGGGATCGGTTTTGACCTGCGGCTTTATCATTTCAGCAGCTTTATCCTGCTCGCGATCAACAGCTTTCTGTTGCTGGTCACGGTCTATTCGTCGTTGAAAATGGCGGGCCACGCGCGGATCCGCGAATATTACACTTATCTTTTCCTCACCGCGGCCCTGGCCAACGGCGCGGTCCTAGCCGATAATTTCATTGTCCTCATATTTTTCTGGGAAGGCCTGCTCGTGACCTTGTACGGTCTGATCACGCTCGGCGGCAAGGAGGCGTACAAGACCGCCGTGAAGAGTTTCATCATCGTGGGGTTGACCGATTTTTGCCTGATCTTGGGTGTTTCAATCCTCTGGTACCTTACCCGGACCGTCAGGATGTCACAGCTTCATATCGAGCCCGTCGGCCTAGCCGCCGCGAGTTTTATCCTGATGATGATCGGCGCCCTGGGCAAGGGCGGGTCCATGCCGTTCCATACCTGGATCCCCGACGCCGCGCTGGACGCGCCCGTGACGGTCATGGCGTTCCTGCCCGGCGCGCTGGAAAAACTATTGGGCATTTACCTGCTGACACGCGTCTCGCTCGATTTCTTCGTGCTTAAGGCGAACAGTGCCCTGTGCGTCGTGATGATGACGATCGGCGCCGTGACCATTGTCTTGGCCGTGCTCATGGCGTTGATCCAGAAAGATTTCAAGAAATTGCTGTCGTTCCACGCGATCAGCCAGTTCGGTTACATGGTGCTCGGCGTGGGTACCGGCATACCGATCGGTATCGCCGGCGGCATCTTCCACATGCTTAACAATGCCATATACAAGAGCGGTCTGTTCATGTGCGCCGGTTCGGTCGAGCATCGGACCGGGACCACGGAAATGAAAAAGCTCGGCGGTCTGCGCCAGGACATGCCCATCACGGCCATCGGCTACCTCGTGCTCGCCGCGGCGATCTCCGGGATCTGGCCGCTCAACGGGTTCGTCTCGAAAGAGATGATCTTCCACGGTTCCTTTGAGACCGGTTTCAAGATTTTCACCATCGCGGCATGGGTCGGCGCGATCTTCACTTTCGCGTCGTTCCTTAAAGCCGGGCACTCGATTTTCCTGGGGCCTCGGTCGAGCGAAATAAAGGAAGTGAAAGAGAGCGAAAGCCCGTACCTGATTCCGATCCTGATCCTGGCTGTACTGTCCATTCTCTTTGGCGTATACAACGCCCTGCCGCTCAAACTTTTCATCCAACCGATCCTTGAAGGCCACGTGAGCGCGGGAGAGCATATTGAATTTTCATCGCATGCACTCAGCCTGGCGTCCCCGATCGCCCTTATCTCGATGGGATGCCTCCTGATCGCGCTCGGGCTGCATTTCTACGGCTGGAACCGGGGCGGAAAAAAGGCGTACCTGGCCTCGGAACCGATCCACAAGCTGCCCGTGTTGAAAACACTGTATGACTGGTCTGAAGCCCGCGTCTTCGATATCTATGAACAGGGCGTCAAATTCCTGCGCCTGCTGGCAAAAGGGCTGTATTACAGCCTTGACCGGACGTTCGATTATTTCCTTGAAAAGATCGTCACTTTTACGGGCCAGGTCTTCACCCGGCTCCTGCAGTACGCGCACAACGGCCACTACGCGAACTACCTGGCGTGGTGCATTGCCGGCCTGGTCGCGATCGTGTGGGCGATCAGCGCCCTGCTGAGATGA
- a CDS encoding NADH-quinone oxidoreductase subunit L — protein MNIETLTLLTIFVPIIGSLTIPFASLISKSFRSLWSVLIALATALFPLLLIPFALSGGELVIHRSLVLGLDFTIIIDSLAILMSIVSSSIGALIVIYSIGYVSHDDAQNEYYLMVLLFVGAMMGLVFSANLVFMYLFWEITAICSWRLIGFYRLKEHIIKADKSFLVTFFGAVVMLLGFILIYSQTKTFDLTLMRGVAIPGIAVLCILIGMFSKSASVPLHTWLPDAGIAPSTVTSLLHAAVLVKIGVYAYARLFCYTFQLPAGWLQAIPWIVAISSLVAAGAAIVEHDMKRILAYSTVSQLGYIFLGLSCNNQLGVSGALAFLLMHGLAKAGLFLCAGVVEHTAHKRDIRELGGLIKAMPLTATAFIFCALSVIGIPPFGGFFSKLMVIMGTVDAHKIPIAALALFTAVMTMFYLFRLFHGIFLGEPKPGIGNNKEGTNSMLFVVVTLAVLSLLAGIFIAYPMKIVSMATIQILRWVQ, from the coding sequence ATGAACATTGAAACACTAACCCTGTTAACAATATTCGTCCCCATCATCGGCTCGCTTACCATCCCCTTCGCTTCATTGATATCAAAATCATTCCGGTCCCTGTGGTCGGTCCTGATCGCGCTGGCGACGGCGCTCTTCCCGCTGCTGCTGATCCCGTTCGCGCTCAGCGGCGGCGAGCTGGTCATCCACCGGTCATTGGTCCTGGGCCTGGATTTCACGATCATCATTGATTCCCTGGCCATTTTAATGTCGATCGTTTCGTCTTCGATCGGCGCCCTGATCGTGATCTATTCCATCGGCTACGTGAGCCATGACGATGCCCAGAACGAATACTATCTGATGGTCCTATTGTTCGTCGGCGCGATGATGGGGCTCGTATTCTCGGCCAATTTAGTCTTCATGTACCTGTTCTGGGAAATAACCGCCATCTGCAGCTGGCGTCTGATCGGTTTTTACCGTTTGAAAGAACACATCATCAAGGCCGACAAGTCATTCCTTGTGACCTTCTTCGGCGCAGTCGTCATGCTGCTGGGTTTTATTCTGATCTACAGCCAGACCAAGACCTTTGACCTTACGCTCATGCGCGGGGTCGCGATCCCGGGGATTGCCGTGCTTTGCATCCTCATCGGGATGTTCTCGAAATCGGCCAGCGTGCCCTTGCATACCTGGCTGCCCGATGCCGGTATCGCGCCCTCGACCGTCACGTCGCTGCTGCACGCCGCCGTGCTGGTAAAGATCGGCGTGTACGCCTATGCCCGGCTCTTCTGCTACACATTCCAGCTGCCGGCCGGATGGCTGCAGGCGATCCCGTGGATCGTCGCGATCTCGAGTTTGGTGGCGGCGGGCGCGGCGATCGTGGAGCACGATATGAAAAGGATCCTCGCCTATTCGACCGTGAGCCAGCTGGGCTATATTTTCCTGGGGCTGTCGTGCAATAACCAGCTCGGAGTCAGCGGCGCACTGGCGTTCTTGCTCATGCACGGCCTGGCCAAGGCCGGTCTGTTCCTGTGCGCGGGCGTCGTTGAGCATACGGCCCACAAGCGCGATATCCGGGAACTCGGCGGTCTGATCAAAGCCATGCCTTTGACCGCGACCGCTTTTATTTTCTGCGCATTATCCGTTATCGGGATCCCGCCGTTCGGCGGATTTTTCTCCAAACTCATGGTCATCATGGGGACGGTCGACGCCCATAAGATCCCGATCGCGGCGCTGGCATTGTTCACCGCGGTCATGACCATGTTCTACCTTTTCCGGCTCTTCCATGGTATATTCCTGGGTGAGCCGAAGCCGGGCATTGGTAATAATAAGGAAGGAACCAATTCCATGCTGTTCGTCGTCGTGACCCTCGCCGTGCTGTCACTGCTGGCCGGCATCTTCATCGCGTATCCAATGAAGATCGTGTCGATGGCGACCATTCAGATACTGAGGTGGGTGCAATGA
- a CDS encoding phosphate ABC transporter substrate-binding protein, which translates to MRSSFSTISRTGSRRGLLAAFIAVLCALSVTCSETKESAVAGYITVKGEEELLPMMMDEAYAFMDLYAKAKILVLDGGSNYALMSIFIDSAQIAYTTRAITADEMDRAKKGMFVVNEYKIAKDGIAIVVNPVNPISNLTIDQVKKIFTGKITNWSAVKGPNWPVRVCIWNETAGTFNYFQDSILGGESYARQSRRFEYTEALVRAMYEEKGAVSMISMARLYRTWSPLIEETRLKALAIRRDAKSDPVLPDEYTVHDGTYPFSRFVYLYTANEPKGLASGFITYIIANPGQRTIAANGLVPITIPVKYDTGDSL; encoded by the coding sequence ATGAGATCATCTTTCAGTACTATCTCACGAACCGGGTCGCGCCGCGGTCTTCTGGCGGCATTTATCGCGGTATTATGCGCCTTAAGTGTCACCTGCAGCGAAACCAAGGAATCCGCGGTCGCCGGATACATCACCGTCAAGGGCGAGGAAGAGCTCTTGCCCATGATGATGGACGAGGCGTACGCGTTCATGGACCTCTACGCAAAAGCGAAGATCCTGGTCCTGGACGGCGGGTCCAACTATGCGCTGATGTCCATTTTCATTGACTCGGCGCAGATCGCTTATACCACGCGCGCCATCACGGCCGACGAAATGGACCGCGCCAAGAAGGGCATGTTCGTTGTTAATGAATACAAGATCGCCAAGGACGGCATTGCGATCGTGGTTAACCCGGTGAACCCGATAAGCAACTTGACAATCGACCAGGTAAAAAAGATCTTTACCGGCAAGATCACCAACTGGTCAGCGGTCAAGGGACCGAACTGGCCGGTTCGTGTATGCATCTGGAACGAAACCGCCGGAACATTCAATTATTTCCAGGACAGCATACTGGGCGGCGAAAGTTATGCACGGCAAAGCCGGCGTTTCGAATACACGGAGGCGCTCGTACGCGCGATGTATGAGGAAAAAGGCGCGGTCAGCATGATCTCAATGGCGCGATTGTACCGGACCTGGAGCCCGCTGATCGAAGAAACAAGGCTCAAGGCACTGGCGATCCGCCGCGATGCCAAGTCCGACCCAGTCCTTCCCGACGAGTATACTGTGCACGACGGGACATACCCGTTCAGCCGTTTCGTGTATCTGTATACGGCCAATGAACCCAAAGGGCTTGCTTCCGGCTTTATCACATATATTATAGCCAATCCGGGCCAGAGAACTATCGCCGCCAATGGATTGGTGCCGATAACCATTCCTGTCAAATACGACACGGGTGACAGCCTATGA
- a CDS encoding tetratricopeptide repeat protein, whose amino-acid sequence MKRTALAVVLLLGFGCSVSVDKLVKHGIALRDSGKYEEAISQFQEALKAKPKHAEANFEMGLTLYKKYDCGNAVPYLQNASKYGYNELKVHITLGNSYQMCGMGQEAIIEYQLALELLPKNPELHTLLGDAYLQRSGSAGLAQNEYTTALEQDTAFVPAIVGMGNYYKYLRQTDQAIAQYEKAKVINPRYAQTYMQLGLVWIEKKEYDKAITELGKYITLAPRDPKGYSKIAEIYERTKDYDNAIKYMQYAIAYGDTSTNALRVMSFLYNRSKRFLENKEVLKKILDRAPDDMNIWMELAKMYALTKDSAQLAIDAYNRVLGLDPSKLSTLSFTLGLAYYQIAKYDSAVIMFTKKIELDSLAAGAYINRALAYIQLNKYDKARADLEKGIKIQPNHTQAHLWLGGIYAYQNLKAKARAEFNKVLKLDPGNKDAKKALRDLAAVARPPVEDYNDYIDDEIYTSGDSLQP is encoded by the coding sequence ATGAAAAGAACCGCTTTAGCCGTTGTCCTGCTTTTGGGCTTCGGCTGTTCCGTGTCCGTGGATAAGCTAGTAAAACACGGCATCGCGCTCAGAGATTCCGGCAAATACGAAGAAGCCATCAGCCAGTTCCAGGAAGCCCTGAAAGCAAAGCCAAAGCACGCGGAAGCGAATTTCGAAATGGGACTTACGCTGTACAAAAAATACGACTGCGGGAACGCGGTCCCTTACCTCCAGAATGCCTCCAAATACGGTTACAACGAACTCAAGGTCCACATCACCCTTGGTAATTCGTACCAGATGTGCGGCATGGGACAGGAGGCGATCATCGAGTACCAGCTAGCCCTGGAACTGCTGCCTAAAAACCCTGAGCTCCATACCCTGCTGGGCGACGCATACCTGCAGAGAAGCGGCAGCGCCGGGTTGGCGCAGAATGAGTACACCACGGCACTGGAACAGGACACCGCGTTCGTCCCGGCGATCGTGGGGATGGGCAACTATTACAAGTATCTCCGGCAGACCGACCAGGCGATCGCCCAGTACGAAAAAGCGAAAGTCATAAATCCCAGATACGCCCAAACATACATGCAGCTGGGCCTGGTGTGGATCGAAAAAAAGGAATATGACAAAGCGATCACCGAACTGGGTAAATACATAACCCTGGCGCCGCGCGATCCCAAGGGGTACTCCAAGATCGCCGAGATCTATGAACGCACCAAGGATTACGATAACGCCATCAAATACATGCAGTACGCTATCGCCTATGGAGATACCAGCACTAACGCGCTGCGGGTCATGAGTTTTCTGTACAACCGCTCCAAGCGGTTCCTGGAAAACAAGGAGGTCCTGAAGAAAATTCTGGACCGGGCACCCGATGACATGAACATCTGGATGGAGCTGGCAAAAATGTACGCGCTCACAAAAGATTCTGCCCAGCTTGCCATCGACGCCTATAACCGGGTCCTGGGCCTGGATCCGTCCAAGCTCTCGACCCTGTCGTTCACGCTTGGTCTTGCTTATTACCAGATCGCAAAATATGACTCGGCAGTCATAATGTTCACTAAAAAAATTGAGCTCGATTCCCTTGCCGCCGGAGCCTATATCAACCGGGCTCTTGCCTATATTCAGCTCAATAAATACGATAAGGCGCGGGCCGACCTGGAAAAAGGCATTAAGATCCAACCCAATCATACCCAGGCACATCTGTGGCTGGGCGGGATCTATGCCTATCAAAATCTCAAGGCCAAAGCCCGGGCCGAATTTAATAAAGTTCTGAAATTGGATCCCGGAAACAAGGATGCCAAAAAAGCATTGAGAGATCTCGCAGCAGTCGCGCGGCCACCGGTCGAAGATTACAATGATTACATTGACGATGAAATATACACGTCAGGCGATTCTCTGCAGCCATGA